One Rhizoctonia solani chromosome 1, complete sequence DNA window includes the following coding sequences:
- a CDS encoding Golgi apparatus membrane protein → MAFASNWNFRWRYGLLAQPGAQAIEPFLGTRAQLGFIGTIITQSIIVLTMVAIAFGLVESNIDTNDGDFEGDRLKTLPCYFAMFGLAEIFELVMGLDALKLRNIIQLVGICIFHAMLIVSAGLQIHQTRTALVRPEVNGTRINSADSCVGDGIQTCSGPDGLFALVEKFLIVVPVILGASLLSMIYFVRELYHEFGWAVFHAIGADPRMKEMYRWYQIMICLLKFDFFCFVALTMQLLIVVLSKSSAEFGLTVAAIPVVLILLIACGIAVQREIKWLMTGSLVLMLGAQAYFLYKFSRLFIGKTREQYVSTRATLATVSIIAFVMIFASFAVGLRCFADFDKGLKKSKVQAVEQQNRRPGKGAFSPLHTPGLDQRGSYMLEPRMSIE, encoded by the exons ATGGCTTTTGCATCCAACTGGAATTTCCGATGGCGATATGGTCTGCTTGCCCAACCGGGTGCACAGGCCATCGAGCCCTTCCTAGGCACACGAGCCC AACTCGGGTTCATTGGAACCATTATCACACAGTCAATCAT CGTTCTGACAATGGTGGCTATCGCGTTTGGTCTTGTCGAATCCAATATCGACACGAATGATGGCGATTTTGAAGGCGACAGGTTGAAGACCTTGCCTTGTTACTTCGCAATGTTTGGCCTCGCGGAGATATTTGAACTTGTCATGGGCCTGGATGCACTCAAGTTACGAAACATAATTCAACTGGTTGGTATATGTATCTTCCACGCGATGCTCATCGTTTCCGCTGGGCTTCAAATCCATCAAACCCGAACAGCTCTCGTTCGTCCCGAAGTTAACGGCACGCGCATTAACTCAGCGGATTCGTGTGTTGGGGATG GAATCCAGACTTGTTCCGGTCCGGATGGCTTATTCGCGCTGGTCGAAAAGTTTCTCATTGTGGTACCAGTTATTCTGGGCGCCAGTCTACTTAGTATGATTTATTTCGTCCGCGAGCTGTATCACGAATTTGGATGGGCAGTCTTCCACGCGATCGGTGCTGACCCACGAATGAAAG AGATGTACAGATGGTATCAAATTATGATTTGCCTCCTCAAATTTGACTTCTTCTGCTTTGTCGCGTTAACTATGCAG CTTCTTATCGTGGTGCTGAGCAAATCATCAGCCGAGTTTGGCTTGACAGTTGCAGCGATCCCCGTTGTGCTCATTCTGTTGATTGCATGCGGGATTGCAGTACAAAGGGAGATCAAATGGCTCATGACCGGATCACTGGTCCTCATGTTAGGTGCCCAAGCGTACTTTTTGTACAAGTTCTCGAGATTGTTCATTGGAAAGACCCGAGAGCAGTACGTTAGTACACGAGCGACGTTGGCTACAGTTT CTATCATTGCTTTTGTGATGATTTTTGCTTCGTTTGCCGTTGGGCTCCGATGCTTTGCCGATTTCGACAAGGGCTTGAAGAAGTCCAAAGTGCAAGCTGTGGAACAACAGAACCGGCGGCCAGGCAAGGGAGCTTTCTCCCCACTCCATACTCCTGGACTGGACCAGCGTGGATCATATATGCTTGAACCACGGATGTCGATTGAATAG
- a CDS encoding intermembrane space AAA protease IAP protein: MCEFDPRSPLLRSDTAFELYLTALIRLGLPQSVNPAVRRREALLALPPSDPVAPDTPAEPSVPPSTSEVIAQRVLSNSSIKLGVGRALLNDSPAPSTLGTAAATSRSPGDNTSSTPFGTRGSSGADPVHVVIEEPRSAVWMRLFRFILIAAVYGFIALTILAFLLENSGLLKAGRQSMKYEPQTGSGVKFSDVHGVDEAKEELYEVVKFLKDPTQFTTLGGRLPKGVLLTGPPGTGKTLLAKAVAGEAGVPFLYASGSEFDEMYVGVGAKRVRELFETARKQQPSIVFIDELDAVGGRRNGREGQWSRQTLNQLLTELDGFSATEGVIVIAATNYPESLDGALVRPGRFDKKVAVPLPDIIGRTQILAHHMKGVKTDPEVNLQVLARGTPGFSGADLHIREGHKVVGLKEFEWAKDKILMGAERKSSYITPKDKLMTAYHEAGHALAALYTPGARSLHKVTCMPRGHSLGLTQTLPENDEHSVSFKQFSAMLDVSMGGRIAEEMIYGKENVTSGASSDIRAATNLSRRMVKARELIQTYWWILTALFVQEYGFSDKVGTVYHGDSDTTPPSPETLRLIDTEIQAFIQQSTERTTKLLESKVEELHKLAQALVEHETLDKSEVEKVIRGEKIRQVEEKLKSATSEPGPNIAESKPTRTSAPRPQPVAAA, encoded by the exons ATGTGCGAATTT GATCCCAGGTCTCCGCTTCTTCGGTCGGATACTGCATTTGAACTGTACCTTACCGCGCTCATCCGACTTGGCCTCCCTCAAAGCGTCAACCCTGCTGTGCGAAGACGCGAGGCCTTACTTGCTCTCCCGCCGTCTGACCCAGTAGCACCGGATACTCCTGCGGAACCATCTGTACCCCCCTCGACTAGTGAGGTAATTGCTCAGCGTGTTTTGAGTAATTCCTCGATCAAACTTGGTGTCGGACGTGCCCTGCTGAACGATTCACCTGCACCATCAACTCTCGGAACGGCTGCTGCAACGTCCCGATCACCTGGCGACAATACTAGCTCTACCCCGTTTGGAACCCGAGGATCTTCAGGTGCTGACCCAGTTCATGTGGTTATTGAAGAAC CCCGTAGTGCGGTATGGATGAGACTTTTCCGGTTCATTTTGATTGCAGCGGTATACGGATTTA TTGCATTGACGATTTTGGCCTTTCTATTGGAGAACTCTGGCTTACTCAAAGCTGGGCGCCAGTCTATGAAATATGAGCCACAGACAGGTAGTGGCGTTAAATTCAGTGACGTTCACGGCGTAGATGAAGCCAAAGAG GAACTTTACGAAGTGGTTAAATTCCTGAAGGATCCGACCCAGTTTACGACTCTAGGTGGCCGACTCCCGAAAGGAGTTTTGCTCACCGGACCCCCAGGCACTGGTAAGACTCTGCTCGCCAAGGCTGTTGCCGGAGAGGCTGGAGTA CCCTTCTTATATGCATCCGGCTCTGAATTTGACGAAATGTATGTTGGCGTGGGCGCCAAGCGAGTCCGCGAACTTTTCGAGACTGCCCGCAAGCAACAGCCTTCTATAGTTTTCATCGATGAACTTGATGCAGTTGGCGGACGCCGCAACGGTCGGGAGGGCCAGTGGTCCAGACAG ACACTCAACCAACTTCTAACGGAATTAGATGGCTTTTCAGCAACTGAGGGTGTGATTGTAATTGCAGCTACCAATTATCCTGAAAGCTTGGATGG TGCTCTCGTTCGCCCCGGTCGTTTTGACAAGAAAGTCGCAGTCCCGCTGCCTGATATTATTGGCCGAACTCAGATTCTCGCTCACCATATGAAAGGA GTGAAAACCGATCCAGAAGTTAACCTACAAGTACTTGCTCGTGGAACACCCGGGTTTTCTGGCGCCGATCTGCA CATCCGTGAAGGGCACAAAGTAGTTGGTTTGAAGGAATTCGAGTGGGCAAAG GATAAAATCTTGATGGGAGCTGAACGGAAAAGTTCATATATTACTCCCAAGGACAAACTCATGACTGCTTACCATGAAGCTGGCCACGCCCTCGCTGCTCTTTACACCCCTGGGGCCAGATCGTTACATAAAGTGACATGCATGCCGCGCGGACATTCATTGGGATTA ACACAAACCTTACCGGAAAATGACGAGCACTCTGTCTCATTTAAGCAATTCTCGGCCATGCTGGATGTTTCTATGGGTGGACGTATTGCGGAAGAAATGA TTTACGGCAAGGAAAACGTAACCAGTGGAGCGTCGAGTGACATTCGTGCCGCGACGAATCTTTCGAGACGGATGGTCAAGGCAAGAGAACTCATACAAACATATTGGTGGATTCTAACGGCCCTTTTTGTTCAGGAGTATGGATTTTCTGACAAGGtgggaacagtgtatcaTGGCGATAGCGATACAACCCCTCCTAGCCCCGAGACCCTTCGCTTGATCGACACGGAGATCCAGGC GTTCATCCAGCAAAGCACTGAGCGAACCACGAAGCTATTGGAATCCAAGGTTGAGGAGTTACATAAA TTGGCCCAAGCACTTGTGGAACACGAGACATTGGATAAGTCTGAGGTCGAAAAGGTCATTCGTGGAGAAAAGATCCGCCAAGTTGAGGAGAAATTGAAAAGTGCGACATCGGAGCCGGGTCCCAATATAGCCGAATCCAAGCCGACCCGAACGTCCGCTCCACGACCGCAGCCCGTAGCAGCTGCTTGA